A genomic region of Phragmites australis chromosome 2, lpPhrAust1.1, whole genome shotgun sequence contains the following coding sequences:
- the LOC133901912 gene encoding uncharacterized protein LOC133901912, whose product MNPAEAEVAAARKAQRKKEKSKKRKDSAATAEEGAIHEKKQKQRKEEDEGEEQAGPKRKPTVSIAVAGSIIDNAQSLELATLLAGQIARAATVFRIDEVIVFDSSPVVENGGVGDGEESGAMFLVRILEYLETPQYLRRRLFPMHKNLKFVGLLPPLDAPHHLRKHEWSVFREGVTLEGDRSKGTLVDVGLSKNVLVEQILEPGKRVTVAMGTNRDLTTACVRKVVSPSTSTEEMGSYWGYKVRYASNLSGVFKNSPFEEGYDHIIGTSEHGETISSSELTLPSFRHLLIAFGGLAGLEESIEEDTNLKGKRANDVFTYYLNTCPNQGSRTIRTEEALLISLQYFQEPIRRAG is encoded by the exons atgaaTCCCGCGGAAGCCGAGGTAGCTGCCGCCAGGAAGGCCCAGCGCAAGAAGGAGAAGAGTAAGAAGCGTAAGGACTCCGCCGCAACGGCTGAGGAAGGAGCAATCCACgagaagaagcagaagcagagGAAGGAAGAGGACGAGGGGGAGGAGCAGGCTGGTCCGAAGCGGAAGCCAACGGTGAGCATCGCCGTCGCCGGATCCATCATCGACAACGCCCAGTCCCTCGAGCTCGCCACCCTC CTCGCCGGCCAGATCGCCCGAGCCGCGACCGTCTTCCGCATAGACGAGGTCATTGTCTTCGACAGCAGTCCGGTGGTGGAGAATGGCGGCGTGGGTGATGGTGAAGAGAGTGGCGCCATGTTCCTTGTCCGGATACTGGAATATCTGGAGACTCCACagtacctgcgccgccgcctcttcccGATGCACAAGAACCTGAAGTTTGTG GGACTGCTTCCGCCGCTCGATGCACCACACCATTTGCGCAAACATGAATGGTCTGTGTTTCGTGAAG GTGTAACATTGGAGGGTGATCGCTCAAAGGGGACCCTTGTTGATGTCGGATTAAGTAAG AATGTTCTGGTTGAACAAATCCTAGAACCAGGGAAAAGAGTAACTGTAGCCATGGGAACCAACCGTGACCTTACAACAG CTTGCGTAAGGAAAGTTGTTTCCCCCTCCACTTCCACTGAAGAGATGGGATCTTATTGGGGCTATAAAGTCCGATACGCTTCAAATTTAAGTGGTGTCTTCAAAAATTCACCATTCGAG GAaggatatgatcatatcattgGCACTTCAGAGCATGGCGAAACGATTAGTTCATCTGAGCTTACCTTACCATCTTTTAG GCACCTTCTAATTGCATTTGGTGGACTAGCTGGTCTGGAAGAAAGTATTGAAGAAGATACAAATTTGAAG GGTAAACGTGCAAATGATGTATTCACATATTATTTGAATACGTGCCCCAACCAAGGGAGCAGAACAATAAGAACAGAG GAGGCACTTCTCATATCCCTCCAATACTTCCAAGAGCCCATTAGGCGAGCAGGATAG